The sequence AATATTGATTACGATAAGACAATTAAATCAATTACACAAAAAACCGAAACAATTAACATTCCTATGTCAGATGTTCTTAACAATGGCCTTTGCTTAAGAAATATAAACACTCATATTATTGATAGGAGTAATATGAATAATTCAATACTATTAGATGCTTTAAATTTTGATGTGAATGGTGGAACTCTAATAAGTTCCGGGATACTCGCTGGAAATAATATTTTCAAGCAAGTGAATAATGAACACGAAAAAATAATGATTATTCTTTCTGATGGTGATGATAGTAACCATATTCATTCTGATCTTCCTGATAGCTATGAAAATAAAAACTATTTTAATATTACTAAAAAACTTATTGAGAAAGGAATGTGTGACAGAATTAGGGAAAATAATATTAGAATGGTATTTATTGGGATTGGATATATTCCGAGAGAAGATCTCGATTGGAAAGAATGTGTTGGGGAAGGTAATTTCTATTTAGCGCATAATGCCTATGAATTAGCACAGGATCTTGAGCAAGTGCTGATAGCCGATGCTGAAGTTGGCCGTAATACCCCGAAAAAATAATAACAGGCGCGGCAATATTCACCGCGCCTGTTATTGATTATTTTGCGACGCCGGCTTCCATACCGACTAACCCGACCTTGAGATAACCTGACTTGCGCAATGCATCCATCACGCTCATCAAGGTTTCATAATCCACCACTTTATCCGCCTGGAAGAAAATGGTGGTTTCTTTGTTAGATTGGGTCACTTTATCCAGTGCTGCCGCCATTGTATCGCGATCCACTTGCTGATCACCGACATACAACTGATTATCAGCTTTCACTGTCAGAAAGACCGGCTTCTCTGGCCGTGGCTGTGGTACTGCTGAAGATGCAGGTAAGTCCACTTTGATATCAACTGTTGCCAATGGTGCTGCAACCATAAAGATAATCAACAATACCAGCATGACATCAATGAAAGGTGTCACGTTAATCTCGTGCAATTCACCACTTTCATCAAGGTTATCGTTCATCCGCATGGCCATAAATCACCCCGCACGCAATTGGTGAGGCTGCTTAGGTGACTTTGCTTCCGCGCTGCTGCTCAAATCAAGATCACGGCTCAGCAGTAATAATACCTGCGCTGCGACATCCCCTACCTGAGCACGGTAAGAACCAATCAAGCGAGCGAAAATATTATAAATAACGACCGCAGGGATCGCGGCAACCAAGCCCAGTGCGGTGGCGAGCAGTGCTTCAGCAATACCTGGAGCAACAACAGCCAGATTAGTCGTCTGTGAATGGGCAATGCCGATAAAGCTGTTCATGATGCCCCAAACAGTACCAAACAGCCCGACAAACGGTGAAATCGCACCAATTGTTGCCAGGAACCCATTGCCTTTGCCCATTTGGCGGCTGATTGCTGCCACTCGGCGCTCCAGACGAAAAGCTGTGCGTTCTTTAATGCCGTTGTTATCATTCGATTCTGCCGATAGCAGGCGCTCATTTTGCGCCTCACGCAACAATAGACCGCTGATACTCTCTGGTGAAAAGGCCTCTGCCCGTTCAGACGCGGTATCAAGATCCGTTACCGCACCAATAACTTCGTGCTCTTGCTGTAAACGGCGACGGGCGCGGAATAACTCGGTCCCTTTGGAGAACAAAATGGTCCAGGTGACAATGGATGCCAACACCAAACCAATCATTACCCCTTTAACCACTACGTCGGCGTGTTGATACATGCCCCAAACAGAGAGGTCCATCGCCAGCCCTTGCGGCGCAGGTGCGGTTAGTGGCTGAACCATAGGTGCCGATGTTGCAGGTGCAACAGCTTCTGCATTGG comes from Yersinia canariae and encodes:
- the exbD gene encoding TonB system transport protein ExbD; the encoded protein is MAMRMNDNLDESGELHEINVTPFIDVMLVLLIIFMVAAPLATVDIKVDLPASSAVPQPRPEKPVFLTVKADNQLYVGDQQVDRDTMAAALDKVTQSNKETTIFFQADKVVDYETLMSVMDALRKSGYLKVGLVGMEAGVAK
- the exbB gene encoding tol-pal system-associated acyl-CoA thioesterase, coding for MKTAGKEIKDKSFVQGRMMKGAMALLLVVGLAGHAFAAPGNSSAVAASVATPTTATSTPLPAPEITPVAATSANAEAVAPATSAPMVQPLTAPAPQGLAMDLSVWGMYQHADVVVKGVMIGLVLASIVTWTILFSKGTELFRARRRLQQEHEVIGAVTDLDTASERAEAFSPESISGLLLREAQNERLLSAESNDNNGIKERTAFRLERRVAAISRQMGKGNGFLATIGAISPFVGLFGTVWGIMNSFIGIAHSQTTNLAVVAPGIAEALLATALGLVAAIPAVVIYNIFARLIGSYRAQVGDVAAQVLLLLSRDLDLSSSAEAKSPKQPHQLRAG